In Streptomyces capitiformicae, one genomic interval encodes:
- a CDS encoding IPT/TIG domain-containing protein — translation MAAVISSLSPSQGPSAGGHTVMINGTGFTGATLVRFRTTSASFSVLSATRIIAIAPAGTGSVAVTVTTASGTSNSAVYTYVTTPVITGLSPSQGPTAGGNVITIQGTGFTSATSVAFGLTPTSFNVVSATQITATAPTGTGSVPVTVTTASGTSNSVFYTYAVTPVITGLSPSQGPTAGGNVITIQGTGFTSATSVVFGVTPTSFNVVSATQITATVPAGPAAPVNVTVTTPAGTSNPMVYSYIAAPAVISLDPGMGPEAGGNTVTITGTDLTLATAVTFGTNEATNINVLSDSLITADAPGGTDTVTVTVTTPGGTSTPGTGNAYYTYVGIPAIDSLIPDEGPAHGGSNVAIFGSNLTHTDEVRFGGTVTLFAAVSDNLVVATSPAGEPGTVDVTVHTPGGDSNGVAYQYEA, via the coding sequence ATGGCCGCGGTGATCAGCAGCCTCAGCCCCAGTCAGGGCCCCAGCGCGGGGGGGCACACAGTCATGATCAACGGGACGGGCTTCACCGGCGCCACGTTGGTGAGGTTCCGCACGACGTCCGCATCGTTCAGTGTGCTGAGCGCGACGAGGATCATCGCTATCGCCCCCGCGGGCACTGGGTCGGTGGCGGTGACGGTCACCACTGCGAGCGGGACGAGCAACAGTGCCGTCTATACGTATGTAACGACGCCGGTGATCACCGGTCTGAGCCCGAGTCAGGGGCCCACTGCCGGCGGAAACGTGATCACGATCCAGGGGACGGGGTTCACCAGTGCCACCTCGGTCGCATTCGGCCTGACGCCCACGTCGTTCAATGTGGTCAGCGCGACGCAGATCACCGCCACCGCTCCCACGGGCACTGGGTCGGTGCCGGTCACGGTCACCACTGCGAGCGGGACGAGCAACAGCGTCTTCTACACATACGCCGTGACGCCGGTGATCACCGGTCTGAGCCCGAGTCAGGGGCCCACTGCCGGCGGAAACGTGATCACGATCCAGGGGACGGGGTTCACCAGTGCCACCTCGGTCGTATTCGGTGTGACGCCCACGTCGTTCAATGTGGTCAGCGCGACGCAGATCACCGCCACCGTCCCCGCGGGGCCGGCAGCGCCGGTCAATGTCACGGTCACCACGCCGGCGGGGACCAGCAACCCGATGGTGTACTCCTATATCGCGGCTCCGGCCGTCATCTCGCTCGACCCGGGCATGGGGCCGGAAGCCGGCGGCAACACGGTGACCATCACCGGCACCGATCTGACACTCGCCACTGCCGTCACGTTCGGTACCAACGAGGCCACGAACATCAACGTGCTCTCGGACAGTCTGATCACGGCCGACGCTCCCGGCGGCACCGACACCGTCACCGTCACCGTCACCACGCCGGGCGGTACCAGCACGCCCGGTACGGGCAACGCCTACTACACCTACGTCGGGATCCCGGCGATCGACAGCCTCATCCCCGACGAGGGACCGGCCCACGGGGGGAGCAACGTTGCCATCTTCGGAAGCAACCTCACCCATACCGATGAAGTCCGTTTCGGCGGCACGGTGACGTTGTTCGCAGCTGTCTCCGACAACCTGGTTGTCGCCACCTCCCCGGCAGGGGAGCCCGGCACGGTCGACGTCACCGTTCACACCCCCGGGGGCGACAGCAACGGTGTCGCGTACCAGTACGAGGCGTGA
- a CDS encoding LacI family DNA-binding transcriptional regulator: protein MAANRRPTLADVAREVGVSAKTVSRVLNEDGPVSAQTREQVLAAVAKLGFQPNLMARNIRVGGPDTTIGLVIPDVANPFFGAVARAIEDTVRDRGLTLLMGSSADDPDRERALTDKFLARRVSILIVVPSVGADHSHLKSHRTAGLPIVFLDRPGVGLSTDSIVSSNRAGAQDGVAHLIAHGHRRIGFVGDLPVKLYTRRERFAGYRAALQEADIPYDRSLVANAHDQQGAEAATSQLLELADPPTALFAGNNIMALGIVAELARSKRKEVAVVAFDDVSLAEALEPALTVVAQDPGEIGRSAVATALARLDGDRSRARTITVPTRLIVRGSGEQPAPKP from the coding sequence ATGGCAGCGAACCGCCGCCCCACCCTGGCCGACGTCGCTCGAGAAGTCGGCGTCAGCGCCAAGACGGTCTCCCGCGTCCTCAACGAGGACGGACCCGTCTCGGCGCAGACGCGGGAACAGGTACTCGCCGCGGTGGCCAAGCTCGGCTTCCAGCCGAACCTCATGGCACGCAACATCCGCGTCGGCGGCCCGGACACCACCATCGGCCTGGTCATCCCCGACGTCGCCAACCCCTTCTTCGGAGCCGTGGCCCGCGCCATCGAGGACACGGTCCGCGACCGCGGACTGACCCTGCTCATGGGCTCCTCCGCGGACGACCCCGACCGCGAACGCGCCCTGACGGACAAGTTCCTCGCCCGGCGCGTCAGCATCCTGATCGTCGTACCGTCCGTCGGCGCCGACCACTCCCACCTCAAGTCGCACCGCACGGCGGGACTGCCCATCGTCTTCCTCGACCGACCAGGAGTCGGCCTGTCCACGGACAGCATCGTCAGCTCCAACCGTGCGGGGGCCCAGGACGGTGTCGCCCACCTGATCGCCCACGGCCACCGCCGCATCGGATTCGTCGGCGACCTGCCCGTCAAGCTGTACACCCGCCGCGAACGCTTCGCCGGATACCGCGCGGCCCTTCAAGAAGCCGACATCCCCTACGACCGCTCGCTGGTCGCCAACGCACACGACCAGCAGGGCGCCGAGGCCGCGACCTCCCAACTCCTCGAACTGGCCGATCCCCCCACGGCCCTGTTCGCCGGGAACAACATCATGGCGCTCGGAATAGTCGCCGAGCTCGCCCGCAGCAAGCGCAAGGAAGTAGCCGTCGTGGCCTTCGACGACGTATCCCTCGCCGAAGCGTTGGAACCGGCCCTGACGGTCGTCGCCCAGGACCCCGGAGAAATCGGCCGCAGCGCCGTGGCCACCGCCCTGGCCCGCCTCGACGGCGACCGCTCCCGGGCCCGCACCATCACCGTGCCCACCCGGCTGATCGTCCGAGGCTCGGGGGAGCAACCCGCGCCCAAGCCGTAG
- a CDS encoding IPT/TIG domain-containing protein, which yields MATISSISPTQGSSGDVLTITGTGLGNSTVTTKVNFGARTVTPSTVTPTSVTVTVPPLCGGQYNVSVTASGSTSNSRSFFYVGAPVCTFLSPAQGPETPTEAVTIIGTGLATTTSVTFGAEAPVTTLTTVGDTTVVVTPPAHTVTGDTETVGVVVTTIGGDSVSNSSASQYTYYNLPTVTSVSPSTGAAGETGIVVNGTSFVDVSVVTFTNTVTPADTFDVPLEDIIGLGSTQLVVPAPAGLTSGQVYHITVTTPGGESTPVAADQYTVT from the coding sequence ATGGCAACCATCAGCTCAATCAGCCCGACCCAGGGCAGCAGCGGGGACGTTCTGACCATCACCGGCACCGGCCTGGGCAACAGCACGGTCACCACCAAGGTGAACTTCGGGGCCCGAACGGTCACCCCCAGCACCGTCACCCCCACCTCCGTCACCGTTACCGTCCCGCCGCTCTGCGGCGGGCAGTACAACGTCAGCGTCACCGCCTCAGGATCGACCAGCAACTCACGGTCGTTCTTCTACGTCGGCGCCCCGGTGTGCACGTTCCTGAGCCCCGCTCAGGGACCGGAGACCCCCACGGAAGCCGTCACCATCATCGGCACCGGCCTGGCGACCACGACGTCGGTGACCTTCGGCGCAGAGGCCCCGGTCACGACCCTCACCACGGTGGGGGACACCACGGTCGTCGTCACCCCTCCCGCGCACACCGTCACCGGTGACACGGAGACCGTGGGTGTCGTCGTCACCACCATCGGCGGCGACAGCGTCTCAAACAGCAGCGCGTCCCAGTACACCTACTACAACCTCCCGACGGTCACCTCGGTGTCCCCCTCCACGGGAGCGGCCGGCGAAACGGGCATCGTCGTCAACGGCACCAGTTTCGTCGATGTCTCTGTCGTGACCTTCACGAACACCGTCACCCCCGCCGACACCTTCGACGTGCCGCTCGAGGACATCATCGGGCTCGGCTCGACCCAACTCGTCGTCCCCGCACCCGCCGGCCTCACGTCCGGCCAGGTGTACCACATCACGGTCACCACGCCCGGCGGCGAGAGTACGCCCGTCGCGGCGGACCAGTACACCGTGACCTGA